The Hevea brasiliensis isolate MT/VB/25A 57/8 chromosome 1, ASM3005281v1, whole genome shotgun sequence genome has a window encoding:
- the LOC110669171 gene encoding putative germin-like protein 9-2 — translation MASTFLKHLLFFLLAAFATSWLVQASDPDILTDFIAPQNSTTFDGNFFTFSGLRGIFDDPEPANFKVTKVSMAEFPALNGQSVSYAVLQYPAGGVNPPHTHPRSAELLFVVYGSLDVGFVDATNKLYTQTLQLGDIFVFPKGLVHYQYNADPKNPAIAISAFGSANAGTVSVPATVFTTGIDDTILAKSFKTDVATIQKIKAGLATKA, via the coding sequence ATGGCCTCAACCTTCCTCAAGCATCTCTTGTTCTTCCTTTTAGCTGCCTTCGCAACTTCTTGGCTGGTCCAAGCAAGCGATCCAGATATCTTAACAGACTTCATAGCCCCTCAGAACTCCACAACTTTTGATGGAAACTTTTTCACCTTCTCTGGACTGCGTGGAATTTTCGATGATCCTGAGCCTGCTAACTTCAAGGTAACAAAAGTTAGCATGGCAGAATTTCCTGCTCTGAATGGCCAGAGTGTATCCTATGCTGTTCTGCAATATCCTGCAGGTGGTGTGAACCCACCTCACACCCACCCCCGCTCTGCTGAGCTTCTGTTTGTTGTTTATGGAAGCCTTGATGTAGGATTTGTTGACGCCACCAACAAACTCTACACCCAGACTCTACAACTCGGTGACATATTCGTGTTTCCGAAAGGACTAGTTCACTATCAGTACAATGCAGACCCTAAGAATCCTGCAATTGCTATCTCAGCTTTTGGCAGCGCCAATGCTGGAACTGTTTCAGTTCCTGCTACTGTCTTCACTACTGGAATCGATGATACAATTCTTGCCAAGTCTTTCAAAACAGACGTCGCGACCATTCAGAAGATCAAGGCAGGTCTTGCAACCAAAGCTTAG